Proteins encoded together in one Panthera uncia isolate 11264 chromosome A2, Puncia_PCG_1.0, whole genome shotgun sequence window:
- the MTERF1 gene encoding transcription termination factor 1, mitochondrial isoform X1, with amino-acid sequence MQSPLSLRQMSIPKGLGYLTIMAPRNFLCMRGNFLFGSRCWMIRFPAKILLKLVSFRLYSVKCGNTDNESSENEELLNNLLKMGVDVDMAKKRQPGVFNRIGTKEQDLKMFLLSKGASKEVIASIISRYPRAITRTPESLSERWDLWRRITTSDLEIINILERSPESFFRSRNNLNLENNIKFLYSVGLTHKCLCRLLTNAPRTFSNSLDLNKQMIELLQEVCLSLGHNEPRDFVGKIIFKNPFILIQSTKRVKTNIEFLQSTFNLNNEQLLILLCGPGAKILDLSNDYVSRNYTNIKEKLFSLGCTEEEVHRFILSYPDVVFLGEKKFNDKIDCLLEEKISVSQIIENPRILDSSISTLKSRIKELVNAGYNFSTSNITLLSWSQKRYKAKLKKLNTEQNIVLGN; translated from the exons ATGCAAAGTCCTCTCTCTTTAAGACAAATGAG CATTCCAAAAGGTTTGGGATATCTGACCATTATGGCACCAAGAAACTTCTTGTGTATGAGAGGTAACTTTCTCTTTGGTTCAAGATGTTGGATGATCCGCTTTCCTGCAAAAATCCTCCTTAAATTAGTTTCGTTTAGGCTTTACAGCGTGAAGTGTGGTAATACAGACAATGAGTCTTCAGAGAATGAAGAACTACTGAATAACCTACTTAAAATGGGAGTAGATGTTGACATGGCGAAAAAACGACAGCCTGGAGTTTTTAATAGGATAGGAACTAAAGAGCAAGACCTGAAGATGTTCCTTCTATCCAAAGGAGCTAGCAAAGAAGTGATTGCTAGCATTATATCAAGATATCCACGAGCCATTACACGCACACCTGAAAGTCTTTCAGAACGGTGGGATCTGTGGAGAAGAATTACGACATCAGACCTTGAAATTATAAACATCTTGGAACGTTCTCCTGAATCTTTTTTTCGGTCcagaaacaacctaaacttagaaaataatatcAAGTTCCTCTACTCAGTTGGATTGACCCATAAATGCCTTTGTCGATTGTTGACCAATGCCCCACGTACCTTCTCCAATAGTCTAGATCTGAATAAACAGATGATTGAACTTTTGCAAGAAGTCTGTTTGTCATTGGGTCACAATGAGCCCAGAGATTTTGTTgggaagataatttttaaaaaccctttcattttaattcagaGTACCAAACGGGTGAAAACTAACATTGAGTTTTTACAGTCAACTTTCAACTTGAACAATGAGCAGCTGCTCATTCTGCTATGTGGTCCAGGAGCTAAAATTCTAGACCTTTCCAATGACTATGTCAGCAGAAACTACACAAATATCAAGGAGAAGCTGTTTTCTCTTGGGTGTACTGAAGAAGAGGTGCACAGGTTTATCTTAAGCTATCCAGATGTGGTCTTCTTGGGAGAGAAAAAGTTTAATGATAAAATAGACTgcctcctagaagaaaaaattagcGTATCACAAATAATTGAAAATCCTCGGATTTTGGATTCAAGcataagtactttaaaaagtcGAATCAAAGAATTGGTAAATGCTGGCTATAATTTCAGTACATCAAACATCACTCTTTTATCTTGGAGTCAAAAAAGATATAAAGCTAAATTGAAAAAGTTAAACACTGAACAGAACATTGTTCTAGGGAATTAA
- the MTERF1 gene encoding transcription termination factor 1, mitochondrial isoform X2, translating into MAPRNFLCMRGNFLFGSRCWMIRFPAKILLKLVSFRLYSVKCGNTDNESSENEELLNNLLKMGVDVDMAKKRQPGVFNRIGTKEQDLKMFLLSKGASKEVIASIISRYPRAITRTPESLSERWDLWRRITTSDLEIINILERSPESFFRSRNNLNLENNIKFLYSVGLTHKCLCRLLTNAPRTFSNSLDLNKQMIELLQEVCLSLGHNEPRDFVGKIIFKNPFILIQSTKRVKTNIEFLQSTFNLNNEQLLILLCGPGAKILDLSNDYVSRNYTNIKEKLFSLGCTEEEVHRFILSYPDVVFLGEKKFNDKIDCLLEEKISVSQIIENPRILDSSISTLKSRIKELVNAGYNFSTSNITLLSWSQKRYKAKLKKLNTEQNIVLGN; encoded by the coding sequence ATGGCACCAAGAAACTTCTTGTGTATGAGAGGTAACTTTCTCTTTGGTTCAAGATGTTGGATGATCCGCTTTCCTGCAAAAATCCTCCTTAAATTAGTTTCGTTTAGGCTTTACAGCGTGAAGTGTGGTAATACAGACAATGAGTCTTCAGAGAATGAAGAACTACTGAATAACCTACTTAAAATGGGAGTAGATGTTGACATGGCGAAAAAACGACAGCCTGGAGTTTTTAATAGGATAGGAACTAAAGAGCAAGACCTGAAGATGTTCCTTCTATCCAAAGGAGCTAGCAAAGAAGTGATTGCTAGCATTATATCAAGATATCCACGAGCCATTACACGCACACCTGAAAGTCTTTCAGAACGGTGGGATCTGTGGAGAAGAATTACGACATCAGACCTTGAAATTATAAACATCTTGGAACGTTCTCCTGAATCTTTTTTTCGGTCcagaaacaacctaaacttagaaaataatatcAAGTTCCTCTACTCAGTTGGATTGACCCATAAATGCCTTTGTCGATTGTTGACCAATGCCCCACGTACCTTCTCCAATAGTCTAGATCTGAATAAACAGATGATTGAACTTTTGCAAGAAGTCTGTTTGTCATTGGGTCACAATGAGCCCAGAGATTTTGTTgggaagataatttttaaaaaccctttcattttaattcagaGTACCAAACGGGTGAAAACTAACATTGAGTTTTTACAGTCAACTTTCAACTTGAACAATGAGCAGCTGCTCATTCTGCTATGTGGTCCAGGAGCTAAAATTCTAGACCTTTCCAATGACTATGTCAGCAGAAACTACACAAATATCAAGGAGAAGCTGTTTTCTCTTGGGTGTACTGAAGAAGAGGTGCACAGGTTTATCTTAAGCTATCCAGATGTGGTCTTCTTGGGAGAGAAAAAGTTTAATGATAAAATAGACTgcctcctagaagaaaaaattagcGTATCACAAATAATTGAAAATCCTCGGATTTTGGATTCAAGcataagtactttaaaaagtcGAATCAAAGAATTGGTAAATGCTGGCTATAATTTCAGTACATCAAACATCACTCTTTTATCTTGGAGTCAAAAAAGATATAAAGCTAAATTGAAAAAGTTAAACACTGAACAGAACATTGTTCTAGGGAATTAA